A single window of Rhodococcus jostii RHA1 DNA harbors:
- a CDS encoding crotonase/enoyl-CoA hydratase family protein has product MDHIGLAVADGIATITLNRPDQLNAFTTTMENELIAAYDQLDADDSVRAIVLTGAGRAFCAGADLSAGSATFDHWQDEDEGADSRRDGGGRVVLRMFESRKPIIAAINGPAVGVGITMTLAADFRLAADDARIGFVFNRRGIVPESCSTWFLPRLVPLQTALDWVYSGRVFPATEAFDAGLVYKLFPRESLLDEAYALARSLTEHSAPVSVALSRQMMWRALGAEHPMIAHRVETRGINIRGIGPDAREGISAFLEKRPAVFPDSVRDDLPDVFGDDLPTPAFRG; this is encoded by the coding sequence GTGGATCACATCGGACTCGCCGTCGCGGACGGCATCGCGACGATCACCCTGAACCGGCCCGACCAGCTCAACGCGTTCACCACCACCATGGAGAACGAGCTGATTGCCGCCTACGACCAACTCGACGCGGACGATTCCGTCCGGGCGATCGTGCTCACCGGAGCCGGACGAGCGTTCTGTGCGGGCGCAGACCTGTCCGCCGGGTCCGCCACGTTCGATCATTGGCAGGACGAGGACGAGGGAGCCGACTCCCGCCGCGACGGTGGCGGTCGCGTGGTGCTCCGGATGTTCGAATCCCGCAAGCCGATCATCGCCGCGATCAACGGACCGGCAGTGGGAGTGGGCATCACGATGACCCTCGCCGCCGACTTCCGCCTCGCCGCCGACGACGCCCGCATCGGATTCGTCTTCAACCGGCGCGGCATCGTCCCCGAATCCTGCTCGACCTGGTTCCTGCCCCGCCTCGTCCCCCTGCAGACGGCGCTCGACTGGGTGTACTCCGGCCGGGTGTTCCCCGCCACGGAAGCGTTCGACGCCGGCCTCGTGTACAAGCTCTTTCCCCGCGAGTCCCTGCTCGACGAGGCGTACGCGCTGGCCCGGAGCCTGACCGAGCACTCCGCCCCGGTGTCGGTGGCGCTGTCGCGCCAGATGATGTGGCGGGCGCTCGGCGCCGAGCACCCGATGATCGCGCACCGCGTCGAGACACGCGGGATCAACATCCGCGGCATCGGACCGGACGCGCGCGAAGGCATCTCCGCGTTCCTCGAGAAACGACCGGCCGTGTTCCCCGACAGCGTGCGCGACGACCTGCCGGACGTGTTCGGCGACGACCTCCCGACCCCGGCGTTCCGCGGATGA
- a CDS encoding TetR/AcrR family transcriptional regulator, with amino-acid sequence MCAAKVAAVATGTGRQVILDSAVANMNERGYHGTSMRDIARGADITVASIYHHFASKQEILQDIMVRALHDAIAMTRGALLRSGGAPADQLQALMRAWVMFHTTRQLDAMVGATEIRSLDDAGRRLVVALRDEQEHLFRDVVERGVEEGDFATEFPRDAVRGIINMGQSVCTWWHADGPLKPEELAERYADLALAMVKPTV; translated from the coding sequence ATGTGCGCTGCAAAGGTGGCCGCCGTGGCAACGGGTACCGGGCGGCAGGTGATCCTCGACTCCGCGGTGGCCAACATGAACGAACGCGGCTATCATGGCACGTCCATGCGCGACATCGCCCGCGGCGCCGACATCACCGTCGCCTCGATCTACCACCACTTCGCGTCGAAGCAGGAGATCCTGCAGGACATCATGGTGCGCGCACTCCACGACGCCATCGCGATGACCCGCGGTGCCCTGCTGCGCTCGGGTGGCGCCCCCGCCGACCAGTTGCAGGCGCTGATGCGGGCGTGGGTCATGTTCCACACCACCCGGCAACTGGACGCAATGGTCGGCGCCACCGAGATACGCAGCCTCGACGACGCCGGCCGCCGGCTCGTCGTCGCCCTCCGCGACGAACAGGAGCACCTCTTCCGCGACGTCGTCGAGCGTGGTGTCGAGGAGGGCGACTTCGCGACCGAATTCCCGCGGGACGCCGTCCGCGGCATCATCAACATGGGTCAATCGGTGTGCACGTGGTGGCACGCCGACGGTCCGCTGAAGCCCGAGGAACTCGCCGAGCGCTACGCCGACCTCGCCCTGGCGATGGTGAAACCGACCGTCTGA
- a CDS encoding YihY/virulence factor BrkB family protein, translating to MKFARRLDALQQKYPAMGFPIAVTYKFLDDQGVYLAALIAYYGFISLFPLLLLLSTVLGFVLSGHPELQQDIIDSALSQFPVIGADLADPHRIGGGVTGLVIGLVGALYGGLGVALASQNAMNTAWSVPRNMRPDPIRGRLRGLLLLGTIGLAVLGTAAVAAVGAATHLSGSFTVLLMLAAITINSAIFILAFRLATARPLSVADVAPGAVAAAVVWQVLQSFGAYYVSKVVSTASVTNGVFAVVLGLLAFLFLAAAAIVVCVEINVVRVDRLHPRALLGPFTDKADLVEGDKRTFTDQAKAQRAVPHEGIHVTFDEVSAKMDRPRPPSKEER from the coding sequence ATGAAGTTCGCCAGACGGCTCGACGCTCTCCAGCAGAAGTACCCGGCGATGGGCTTCCCGATCGCCGTCACGTACAAATTCCTCGACGACCAGGGTGTGTACCTCGCGGCGTTGATCGCCTACTACGGGTTCATCTCACTGTTTCCCCTCCTGCTTCTGCTCTCGACGGTGCTCGGGTTCGTGCTGTCGGGGCATCCGGAATTGCAGCAGGACATCATCGACTCGGCGCTGAGCCAGTTCCCGGTCATCGGCGCCGACCTGGCGGACCCGCACCGGATCGGCGGCGGGGTGACCGGCCTGGTGATCGGACTCGTCGGCGCCCTCTACGGTGGCCTCGGGGTGGCACTGGCCAGCCAGAACGCGATGAACACGGCGTGGTCGGTACCCCGCAACATGCGGCCCGATCCCATTCGCGGCCGGCTGCGGGGTCTGCTGCTACTCGGCACGATCGGTCTCGCCGTCCTCGGCACGGCCGCGGTGGCAGCGGTCGGCGCCGCGACGCACCTGTCCGGATCGTTCACCGTGCTTCTCATGCTCGCCGCGATCACGATCAACTCGGCGATCTTCATCCTTGCCTTTCGGCTCGCCACTGCCCGGCCGCTGTCCGTCGCCGACGTCGCGCCCGGCGCCGTCGCAGCAGCCGTGGTGTGGCAGGTGCTCCAATCGTTCGGGGCGTACTACGTGAGCAAGGTGGTGAGCACGGCGTCCGTGACGAACGGGGTGTTCGCCGTCGTGCTGGGGTTGCTGGCGTTCCTCTTCCTCGCCGCCGCGGCGATCGTGGTGTGTGTGGAGATCAACGTCGTCCGCGTCGACCGGCTGCACCCCCGGGCGCTGCTCGGGCCCTTCACGGACAAGGCCGACCTCGTGGAGGGCGACAAACGGACGTTCACCGACCAGGCGAAGGCGCAACGCGCGGTACCGCACGAGGGCATCCACGTCACGTTCGACGAAGTTTCTGCGAAGATGGACAGGCCCAGGCCGCCGTCGAAGGAGGAACGATGA
- a CDS encoding PH domain-containing protein — MTDPIFDKSEQLKQVQQGILPGETIIAVYDCIGAGTGFLGITNLRVVIQDKSFVGKRTAITSIPYKNIRSVSFLSNKSWAGQFFSSSSIAVNVADTTYEADFRGMDKAHHVHTVILEHIT, encoded by the coding sequence ATGACCGATCCGATCTTCGATAAGTCGGAGCAACTGAAACAGGTCCAGCAGGGCATCCTTCCCGGCGAGACGATCATCGCCGTGTACGACTGCATCGGCGCGGGTACCGGCTTCCTCGGGATCACGAACCTCCGCGTCGTCATCCAGGACAAGAGCTTCGTCGGCAAGCGCACCGCGATCACGTCCATCCCGTACAAGAACATCCGCTCGGTCTCGTTCCTCAGCAACAAGTCGTGGGCCGGCCAGTTCTTCTCCTCCAGCAGCATCGCCGTCAACGTCGCCGACACCACGTACGAGGCCGACTTCCGTGGAATGGACAAGGCCCACCACGTGCACACGGTCATCCTCGAACACATCACGTGA
- a CDS encoding MFS transporter encodes MTPPAVHLTEPAVTARPSLRPRIPSPSRRGAMLALALGGFGIGTTEFASMGLLPAMAAGTGVSEPVAGHFVSAYALGVVVGAPTIAALAARVERRTLLIALMATFVVGNLATALAPGYESLLAARFLAGLPHGAYFGVAALVAAHLAEPGKRAKAVATVMMGLSVANVVGVPATAFFGQILGWRSAFVLVVIIGIVTLVALARLVPPLAGVHVSNPVAELGALSRVQVWMTLIFATVGFGGSFAVYTYISSTLTDVSGLPHAMVPVALMLFGSGMILGNVVGGRIADNAVVPGLFGCMIALICVLALFIVAAHNPVTALIVLFFIGMAVTAIFPAVQSRLMDAAGDAKTLASTLIHGAFNLANAGGAWIGGVVIAAGYGYTAPAAVGALLGVAGLIVLTIAVLLDRRRRHEPAADG; translated from the coding sequence ATGACGCCGCCTGCAGTTCACCTCACCGAACCTGCGGTCACCGCTCGTCCGTCTCTGCGTCCGCGGATTCCGTCACCGAGTCGGCGGGGCGCGATGCTGGCGCTTGCCCTCGGCGGGTTCGGTATCGGCACAACGGAATTCGCGTCCATGGGCCTGCTGCCCGCGATGGCCGCGGGGACCGGGGTGTCGGAGCCGGTGGCCGGGCACTTCGTCTCCGCGTACGCGCTCGGCGTCGTCGTCGGGGCGCCCACGATCGCGGCGCTGGCCGCGCGCGTCGAGCGGCGCACGCTGCTCATCGCGTTGATGGCCACGTTCGTCGTCGGCAATCTCGCTACCGCCCTCGCCCCCGGGTACGAGTCGCTGCTGGCCGCCCGGTTCCTCGCCGGGCTGCCCCACGGTGCGTACTTCGGGGTCGCAGCGTTGGTCGCCGCGCACCTAGCGGAACCGGGCAAGCGTGCCAAGGCGGTCGCGACCGTGATGATGGGTCTGTCGGTCGCGAATGTGGTCGGGGTGCCTGCGACGGCGTTCTTCGGCCAGATCCTGGGCTGGCGGTCCGCGTTCGTGCTCGTGGTGATCATCGGAATCGTGACGCTGGTGGCGCTGGCACGTCTGGTCCCGCCGCTGGCCGGGGTGCACGTGAGCAACCCGGTGGCCGAACTCGGGGCACTGAGCCGGGTGCAGGTGTGGATGACGCTGATCTTCGCGACGGTCGGGTTCGGCGGCTCGTTCGCGGTGTACACGTACATCAGTTCGACGCTCACCGACGTGTCCGGGTTGCCGCACGCGATGGTTCCGGTGGCGTTGATGCTGTTCGGTTCGGGGATGATCCTCGGTAACGTCGTGGGTGGCCGCATCGCCGACAACGCGGTGGTCCCCGGGCTGTTCGGGTGCATGATCGCCCTGATCTGCGTCCTGGCCCTGTTCATCGTCGCCGCACACAACCCGGTGACGGCGCTGATCGTGCTGTTCTTCATCGGGATGGCGGTGACGGCGATCTTCCCGGCCGTCCAGTCGCGGCTGATGGACGCGGCGGGTGACGCGAAGACCCTGGCGTCGACGCTGATCCACGGCGCGTTCAATCTCGCCAACGCGGGTGGCGCGTGGATCGGAGGCGTCGTGATCGCGGCCGGATACGGCTACACCGCCCCGGCCGCCGTTGGCGCCCTCCTCGGCGTCGCCGGACTGATCGTCCTCACGATCGCGGTCCTCCTCGACCGCCGGCGCCGGCACGAACCGGCCGCCGACGGCTGA
- a CDS encoding acyl-CoA synthetase encodes MYPGAHAATTPDKPAVIMAGTGQTVTFAELESRSVRIARHLHALGLRRGDHVAVLATNTPAIFDIYWAAMRSGLYLTMANWHLTPPEIAYIVEDCGAKALIVDAALDAVAHDLTALTPATEHRLAFGGTIPGYNSLDRAAAAESDVPLPDQPRGADMLYSSGTTGRPKGIKPELPVRQIHEPGDTMTGMNATVWGVTPDTVYLSPAPLYHAAPLRTCASVQALGGTVVVMDRFDAEKALAYIEQYRVTYSQWVPTMFVRMLKLPAETREKYDVSSLRVAVHAAAPCPVEVKRQMIEWWGPILSEYYSSTELNGMTLVNSDEWLRKPGTVGRAALGVAHICGDDGADLAPGEIGTLYFERDTLPFEYHNAPAKTRDAQHPQHPTWTTTGDVGYLDEDGYLFLTDRKSFMIISGGVNIYPQEIENTLTEHPAVLDVAVIGIPDEEMGESVLAVVQTVPGVIGDDALAGELLDHVRGRLARFKVPRNVVFSDDLPRTPTGKLVKGTLRDRYAAGVHA; translated from the coding sequence ATGTATCCCGGCGCTCATGCTGCCACCACACCCGACAAGCCGGCCGTGATCATGGCCGGCACCGGGCAGACGGTCACCTTCGCCGAACTCGAGTCCCGCTCGGTCCGCATCGCCCGCCACCTGCACGCCCTCGGCCTGCGCCGCGGGGATCACGTCGCGGTGCTGGCCACGAACACTCCCGCGATCTTCGACATCTATTGGGCGGCAATGCGTTCCGGTCTCTATCTCACGATGGCGAACTGGCACCTCACACCGCCCGAGATCGCCTACATCGTCGAGGATTGCGGTGCCAAGGCGTTGATCGTCGACGCCGCACTCGACGCGGTTGCGCATGACCTCACCGCCCTCACCCCGGCCACCGAGCACCGGCTCGCGTTCGGGGGAACCATTCCCGGCTACAACTCGCTCGACCGGGCCGCCGCCGCGGAATCGGACGTCCCGCTCCCCGACCAGCCCCGCGGGGCGGACATGCTGTATTCGTCCGGCACCACCGGCCGCCCGAAGGGCATCAAACCGGAACTGCCCGTACGTCAGATCCACGAACCCGGCGACACCATGACCGGGATGAACGCGACGGTGTGGGGAGTCACGCCGGACACCGTCTACCTCTCACCCGCCCCGCTGTATCACGCGGCACCTCTCCGCACCTGCGCGTCGGTGCAGGCCCTCGGCGGCACCGTCGTCGTGATGGACCGCTTCGACGCCGAGAAGGCGCTCGCGTACATCGAGCAGTACCGCGTCACCTACAGCCAGTGGGTGCCCACGATGTTCGTCCGCATGCTGAAGTTGCCCGCCGAGACCCGGGAGAAGTACGACGTCTCCAGCCTGCGCGTCGCCGTCCACGCCGCGGCCCCGTGCCCGGTGGAGGTGAAGCGGCAGATGATCGAGTGGTGGGGTCCGATCCTGTCGGAGTACTACTCGTCCACCGAACTCAACGGCATGACCCTCGTGAATTCGGACGAATGGCTCCGCAAGCCCGGAACCGTCGGCCGCGCCGCGCTCGGCGTCGCCCACATCTGCGGCGACGACGGTGCCGACCTCGCACCGGGCGAGATCGGCACCCTCTACTTCGAGCGGGACACCCTGCCGTTCGAATATCACAACGCCCCCGCGAAGACCCGCGACGCCCAGCACCCACAGCACCCGACGTGGACCACCACCGGCGACGTCGGCTACCTCGACGAGGACGGGTATCTGTTCCTCACCGACCGGAAGTCGTTCATGATCATCTCCGGCGGCGTCAACATCTATCCGCAGGAGATCGAGAACACCCTCACCGAACACCCCGCCGTCCTCGACGTCGCGGTGATCGGGATCCCCGACGAGGAGATGGGGGAATCGGTGCTGGCCGTGGTCCAGACCGTTCCGGGTGTGATCGGGGACGACGCGCTGGCCGGTGAACTCCTCGACCACGTGCGGGGACGGCTCGCCCGGTTCAAGGTACCGCGGAACGTCGTGTTCAGCGACGACCTCCCCCGAACCCCCACCGGGAAACTCGTCAAGGGCACGCTACGGGATCGGTACGCCGCCGGGGTTCACGCCTGA
- a CDS encoding MFS transporter, translated as MTDQLTGSAAATEWRTEDRIRARRAAIAGGVGTLIEYYDFSLYGYLAIVMAPLFFPSSDPATALLSALAVFGTAYLMRPLGGIVFGHIGDRLGRKKALLATLVCMGLGSMAMGFLPTHAQAGIWATVLLVVVRMVQGFSAGGEVGGSATFISESAPRHLKATYGAFTPLGSTMGFAMAAAVAGTVSALTTDAQLESWGWRVPFLLALPLTLLCLWARTRVEETHGEDTDSGPVQAPVVAVFRRQPLALLQSVGISVACNGTAYIGLTYMSIHLMKSLGYERTPVYWIATAVIGVVALAMPLGGVLADRIGRLRFTVISLAGFAIVTYPAMAVMHHSLWIAAIAYLLIMVNTIGAQVGSYTLMPLLFDKDVRFTGVAMGWNLGVVIAGGTAPFVAVWLVAKTGNILSPAVFVIVAAVIGLISVAGVARRSKVAQEQLG; from the coding sequence ATGACGGACCAGTTGACCGGGTCTGCTGCCGCCACCGAATGGCGGACCGAAGACCGCATCCGAGCGCGCCGCGCCGCGATCGCGGGCGGCGTGGGCACCCTGATCGAGTACTACGACTTCAGCCTGTACGGCTACCTCGCGATCGTGATGGCCCCGCTCTTCTTCCCCAGCAGCGACCCGGCCACCGCGCTGCTGTCCGCACTCGCCGTGTTCGGCACCGCGTACCTCATGCGTCCGCTCGGGGGCATCGTTTTCGGGCACATCGGCGACCGGCTCGGGCGGAAGAAGGCCCTCCTCGCGACGCTCGTCTGCATGGGCCTCGGCAGCATGGCGATGGGATTCCTGCCCACCCACGCGCAAGCGGGGATCTGGGCCACCGTGCTGCTCGTCGTCGTGCGGATGGTCCAGGGATTTTCGGCAGGCGGCGAGGTCGGCGGCTCGGCCACGTTCATCTCCGAATCCGCGCCGCGGCATCTCAAGGCCACCTACGGGGCGTTCACCCCGCTCGGATCCACGATGGGATTCGCGATGGCCGCAGCGGTCGCGGGCACGGTGTCGGCGTTGACCACCGACGCGCAACTCGAGAGCTGGGGATGGCGGGTCCCGTTCCTGCTCGCGTTGCCGCTGACGCTGCTCTGCCTGTGGGCCCGCACCCGGGTCGAGGAAACCCACGGTGAGGACACCGATTCCGGGCCGGTCCAGGCGCCCGTCGTCGCCGTCTTCCGGCGTCAGCCGCTCGCCCTCCTGCAGTCGGTCGGAATCAGTGTGGCGTGCAACGGAACCGCGTACATCGGCCTCACCTACATGAGCATCCATCTCATGAAGAGCCTCGGCTACGAACGCACCCCGGTGTACTGGATCGCGACCGCCGTCATCGGCGTCGTCGCACTCGCGATGCCGCTCGGCGGCGTCCTCGCCGACCGCATCGGACGGTTGCGGTTCACCGTGATCAGCCTCGCCGGATTCGCGATCGTCACCTACCCCGCCATGGCCGTCATGCACCACAGCCTGTGGATCGCCGCGATCGCCTATCTGCTGATCATGGTCAACACCATCGGAGCCCAGGTCGGCTCGTACACGCTCATGCCGCTACTGTTCGACAAGGACGTCCGCTTCACCGGTGTCGCGATGGGCTGGAACCTCGGTGTCGTCATCGCCGGCGGCACCGCCCCGTTCGTCGCCGTCTGGCTCGTGGCGAAGACCGGAAACATCCTCTCTCCCGCCGTCTTCGTGATCGTGGCGGCGGTGATCGGACTGATCTCGGTGGCCGGTGTGGCCCGCCGGTCCAAGGTCGCGCAGGAGCAACTCGGCTGA
- a CDS encoding phosphotransferase family protein produces MTTSHAEADTHEDREDSAGVDLTALAHYLDSALDGGVRGDLAVSLISGGRSNPTYRVADADRTWVLRRPPYGHVLPSAHDMKREFTVIRGLAGTAVPVPDAVLLCEDKNVLGAAFYLMELVDGTPVGTVEQASALTPDDRRRLGLDLADTLAALHGVDPDAVGLGSFGRPGGYLDRQLDRWSRQWEASRTTDRPEVSVLLDKLRRALPTSHFPGIVHGDVKLDNVLASRDDAGKIVAVLDWEMATLGDTLADVGIMLSFWDQPGAVDNPVTNGLARLDGFPTRTELLDRYATRRGIEIPDIDWYTVFADFKIAVILEGINARHAQGDTVGGGFDDVGDMVGPLLQRALDLAAVSPVSELRR; encoded by the coding sequence ATGACGACGTCCCACGCCGAAGCGGACACCCACGAGGACCGGGAGGATTCGGCAGGCGTCGACCTCACCGCTCTCGCCCACTACCTCGACAGCGCACTCGACGGCGGTGTGCGCGGAGACCTCGCCGTCTCGCTCATCAGCGGTGGCCGATCGAACCCCACCTACCGCGTCGCCGACGCCGACCGGACATGGGTTCTGCGGCGGCCCCCGTACGGGCACGTCCTGCCCAGCGCGCACGACATGAAGCGTGAGTTCACCGTGATCAGGGGACTGGCCGGAACAGCCGTCCCGGTGCCCGACGCGGTGCTGCTGTGCGAGGACAAGAACGTGCTCGGAGCCGCGTTCTACCTCATGGAACTGGTGGACGGAACGCCCGTCGGAACGGTCGAGCAGGCGTCGGCGCTCACCCCGGACGACCGCCGCCGGCTCGGGCTCGATCTCGCCGACACCCTCGCCGCGCTGCACGGCGTCGACCCCGACGCGGTCGGGCTCGGCTCGTTCGGCCGCCCCGGCGGATACCTCGACCGTCAGCTCGACCGTTGGTCCCGGCAGTGGGAGGCCTCGCGCACCACCGATCGGCCCGAGGTGTCCGTGCTGCTCGACAAGCTGCGCCGGGCGCTGCCCACCTCGCACTTCCCGGGCATCGTCCACGGCGACGTCAAACTCGACAACGTGCTCGCGTCCCGCGACGACGCCGGGAAGATCGTCGCCGTTCTGGACTGGGAAATGGCCACGCTCGGCGACACGCTCGCCGACGTCGGGATCATGCTGAGCTTCTGGGACCAGCCCGGCGCCGTCGACAACCCGGTGACCAATGGGCTCGCCCGACTCGACGGATTCCCCACCCGTACCGAACTTCTCGACCGTTACGCCACGCGGCGCGGCATCGAGATCCCCGACATCGATTGGTACACGGTGTTCGCCGACTTCAAGATCGCCGTCATCCTCGAGGGCATCAACGCCCGGCACGCGCAGGGCGACACCGTCGGTGGGGGTTTCGACGACGTCGGCGACATGGTCGGCCCGCTGTTGCAGCGTGCACTCGACCTCGCCGCCGTGTCGCCCGTGTCCGAACTCCGCCGCTGA
- a CDS encoding acyl-CoA dehydrogenase family protein: MDFDYSPKVLELQAKLTKFMQERVLPAETIAEEQLASKPDHWGAPPIVADLKAAAKREGLWNLFLPAREGAGLTNLEYAPLAELTGWSPLIAPEAFNCNPPDTGNMELLHLYGTDEQKREWLEPLLAGEFRSCFSMTEPDVASSDANNVRLEIAEDGDDWVLTGRKWWSTAALRDDCRVAMVMGVTDPGAPVGSRHSIVLVPMDTPGLTIVRSTTVLGFTDRHEGGHGEIVFDEVRVPKANLLGPRGKGFAVAQARLGPGRIHHCMRLIGMAERAIALMTERARTRVAFGRPLADEGVVQATVADARIHLDAARLLVLRAAWRMDVEGTKAARHDIAAAKVMVPLTVKRVVDDAMQIFGGAGLSQDTILPVLYAQARFLQIADGPDQVHRRSLARAEFATTPVLKEVRG, from the coding sequence GTGGATTTCGACTACAGCCCGAAAGTGCTGGAACTGCAAGCGAAGCTGACGAAGTTCATGCAGGAGCGGGTACTGCCTGCCGAGACGATCGCCGAAGAGCAACTGGCATCGAAGCCGGACCACTGGGGTGCGCCGCCGATCGTGGCCGACCTGAAGGCGGCCGCGAAGCGCGAAGGCCTGTGGAATCTCTTCCTGCCTGCGCGCGAGGGTGCCGGTCTGACGAACCTCGAATACGCGCCGCTAGCGGAACTCACCGGCTGGAGCCCGTTGATCGCACCCGAGGCGTTCAACTGCAACCCGCCGGACACCGGCAACATGGAACTGCTGCACCTGTACGGCACCGACGAACAGAAGCGGGAATGGCTCGAACCCCTGCTCGCGGGCGAGTTCCGGTCGTGCTTCTCGATGACCGAACCCGACGTCGCGAGCTCGGACGCCAACAACGTCCGCCTCGAGATCGCCGAGGACGGCGACGACTGGGTGCTGACCGGCCGCAAGTGGTGGTCCACCGCGGCCCTGCGCGACGACTGCCGGGTGGCGATGGTCATGGGCGTCACCGACCCAGGTGCCCCTGTCGGCAGCCGGCACAGCATCGTCCTCGTTCCCATGGACACCCCCGGTCTGACCATCGTCCGGTCCACGACGGTGCTCGGCTTCACCGACCGCCACGAAGGCGGGCACGGCGAGATCGTCTTCGACGAGGTCCGCGTCCCCAAGGCGAACCTGCTCGGACCGCGCGGCAAGGGCTTCGCCGTCGCGCAGGCGCGCCTCGGTCCGGGGCGCATCCATCACTGCATGCGGTTGATCGGCATGGCCGAGCGGGCGATTGCGCTGATGACCGAACGCGCCCGCACCCGGGTGGCGTTCGGCAGGCCCCTCGCCGACGAGGGTGTGGTGCAGGCGACCGTCGCGGACGCGCGGATCCACCTCGACGCCGCCCGGCTGCTGGTGCTGCGGGCCGCCTGGCGGATGGACGTCGAGGGCACGAAGGCGGCCCGTCACGACATCGCCGCCGCAAAGGTGATGGTCCCGCTCACGGTCAAGCGGGTCGTCGACGACGCGATGCAGATCTTCGGCGGCGCCGGCCTGTCGCAGGACACGATCCTGCCGGTGCTGTACGCGCAGGCCCGGTTCCTGCAGATCGCCGACGGCCCCGACCAGGTGCACCGCCGCTCCCTCGCCCGGGCCGAGTTCGCCACCACCCCGGTCCTGAAGGAAGTCCGCGGGTGA